CCTTGCACCAGGAGCACTGCGCCCGCCTGGGGCTGCCGGCAGAGGACTCCTTTGTGTTTTCCGAAGCCCAGGCCCGGCAATTGCATGCGCTTGTCCGAGATTGAGGGGCCGGGCTGGCGCGGAATTGCCCTCCGCCCCTTGCATCCCTGGTGGACTCGCACTATCTTCAGGACTCGACAACCCCTGATCCGGGCGTTATACCCGCCAGAATGGGAACTTCCCACTAACGCGACGAGCATGACCATGACCGAGCCGTACCATCAGCCAGGAGCTTCGCCAGATGTCCACCTGGAAGACAATATCCAGGAGCCCAGGCGGTACAAGGTTTTGCTCCTCAACGACGATTACACCACCATGGAATTTGTGGTGCGCATTTTGCGAGAAGTGTTCAAGAAATCAGAAGCCGAGGCCACCCGCATCATGCGCATGGTGCATGAACTGGGCAAGGGGGTCTGCGGCGTGTACCCGGCGGAGATTGCCGAGACGAAAGTGAGCGTCGTCCATGCCCGGGCCCGCAGCGAAGGCTTCCCCCTGCGCTGCACCATGGAGGAGGCGTGATCCCCGGCATGCTCCGCACCACCGTTCAGGAATCGAGGGCGCCATGTTGAGCAGGCGACTGGAAAATGTGTTGACCGTGGCCGTGCGGGAAGTCCGCCGTCGCAATCATGAATATCTGACCCTGGAACACCTCCTGTACGCCTTGATGCAGGAGGAGAGCGGCAAGGAGATCCTGATGAACTGCGGGGTGGACATCATCCGCCTGCAGCATCAGCTGGAGCGCTTCTTTGTCGATCATATGGAAGTGATGCCAGACACCGCCACGGAAGTGGTGCAGACCCTGGGTGTGCAGCGCGTGTTGCAGCGGGCCATCCTGCAGATGCAGTCCTCGGGCAAGGACAAGGTGGAAGTGGGCGACGTGCTGGCCGCCATCTTTGACGAGGACGATTCCTTTGCCGTCTATTTTCTCAAGTCCCACGGCGCCACCAGACTGGACGTGCTGGAGTACATCTCCCACGGCGTGCCCAAGGAGGCGGACTGGCGGCCAGAATCCGCCGCGCCGGGCAGCCCTGGCGGGCAGGGCGGGCAGGATCAGCGCCAGCCCGGGGACCAGAAAGGCCAGAAGAAAAAGAACGGCCAGGCCCTGGAGCAGTTCACCGTCAATCTGGTGGAACGCGCCAAACAAGGCCTGGTGGACCCCCTCATCGGTCGCGATGCGGAACTGGAGCGCTGCCTGCAGGTGCTGGCCCGCCGGCGCAAGAACAATCCGCTGTTTGTGGGCGATCCTGGCGTGGGCAAGACGGCCCTGGCCGAGGGGCTGGCCCTGCGCATCGTCACCGGGCAAACCCCCGAAGTCTTCCGCACGGCCACTGTCTGGCAGCTGGACATGGGCGCGCTGCTGGCCGGCACCAAGTACCGCGGGGACTTTGAAGTGCGCATGAAGGGCGTC
This sequence is a window from Megalodesulfovibrio gigas DSM 1382 = ATCC 19364. Protein-coding genes within it:
- the clpS gene encoding ATP-dependent Clp protease adapter ClpS, with translation MTEPYHQPGASPDVHLEDNIQEPRRYKVLLLNDDYTTMEFVVRILREVFKKSEAEATRIMRMVHELGKGVCGVYPAEIAETKVSVVHARARSEGFPLRCTMEEA